The Argentina anserina chromosome 5, drPotAnse1.1, whole genome shotgun sequence genome includes the window TAAGTTTGAGAATTAATGGCATTGATCTTCTTCCCTTCTAAGGATCTACCTGAAATTTGAGTTCCCTGCTCCTCTTGTCTGTATGGTGCAGTCCCTGACTTGGTTAGATGGTTGACTTATAATGGAATATGTTCTCTCTGGTTGGAATGCTCTAGCCCTCACCTTAAAGTCCGTTAAATAAATTTGATCAGGTTTGAGCATGTTCCTAGGCTGAGCTTTATTTAGAGGCTTTTAATTGTTGTAACCTGTCTAGCCTCCAGAATTGTTTTTCTTGGCGCATGCCACTTCTTTATATTGTGTTTACTTGCCTGAGAAATTTTAATGAATGCCATGATCACCTATTTTAAACTGTCTATTTGGTTGTGGTGTTCTCTCATTTCTTCTCAAGTCCTACCCTTGGCTTGATTTGACCTCATTTCAACTCTTGGTTTCTTCTGCTTGGAAGGGTCATAAGTCAGAGGCTAATGTTGTCCGGAAATCACCCTTAAGTAGTATGAGATTCGTAGGGGGCATGTTCACTGAAAACTCAGGAATTCAAGCTTTATGCGTATTGCTTGTGTTGAGCTGTCAGTGCTCATAATGGACCCTTGTGATCTCCTTGTGATCTCCTTGGAAATTCCCTACTCTTAAACCAACCTGCTTATTTGTTGGGGGACAGTGTCTGTTAGACTTTGGATACTTAGAGTTCTTGGTTTGTTCAGTTTTGCTACGATGAGAGATCTAGGATGCTCATCGCGAGCTgaataaatagaaaatcagGCATGCAAAACTCCATCCTATTGCTGTTTTCAAGCCTTTAACGTTCATGACAGACCTAGAGTCGTTGGAATTCTTTGCTCTTCTGTAAGCTTGCCTATtgttgagaaagtctttgacTATTTCTAGTTATCTGGTTTTGTGTTCTTGTCCTCTTCAGCATTTGGTTGCTAGTCTCCCTTGTTTGAGGGGTTTGCTTTTGCTTACTTATTGTTGCATTCTGGGGGTGGTGTTGTATGCTGGTTGCCAAAAATGAtgtgaaataaaatttatctAAGATTAAATAATTGTGGTTGGAGGGTACACGTTTTCTCTTATTAAGGTTTTGCACATTATCCACTCTGTCCTCACTTTGTATAACCGTTATGTTATTTTACCCCTCCCATATCAATAACTAGAATGAAAGAAACGAAAATATCATTACATCAGGGATAAAGATAAAAAGAACTATTGACCTCTATCAATAAAACTGTTTAAGACTTGATGATTTGGTACcttgttttcaattcttgcTTTTTGCACATTTTCAGGTTACAACCAGTAAGGGATACGCGTGAGAAACAGATACAACTATGGAAGGATCTTATTCTTGATTACTGCAGAACACAAAAGATTTTTGTAATTGCACTGGAAGAAGATTTTCCTCTGTTCTCTAATCCTGCGATTGAAAGTGAGTTTAATGAATGCTCAATGGTAAATAATGTCATTGGGATTGACTGTTTAAGTTGTTTGACAAAACTTGCGTCAATCCAAATTTTTTGAATATGAGATCCAGGGGGGTGGCACATAATTATTACTTAACGTTTTTCGTCAATATAATTTCAGGATGTTATAATTGCAACTTTGCAAGAAAAATTTGATTGTCTAttgttaaaaatataattataaagtttttatttttctccattttcttGCCTGATAATGTCAACCTCTATACCTTAAGGTTCTTTAAATAATGCAGACAGTTATGGGCACTGGAAATGGTCAAATGATCACATGAAGTTGACATTGTGTAAGGGTCAAGACTTGAGGGTATAACACCGATGTACTTGGTAGAAAATAGGATCAATTATGACATTTTGACTTTAAGGCCCTCAGATCTCATAAGGTGCTAAGGACTATTAGTCAAGTCACTAGTTCTACTTAACTGAAAATTTTCTGAGAAGTTGGCTTTGGTTGGATTATACAAATAATGCTTGCCTAAACGGTACATAGGAATGCATGTGAATCAGAAAGTCAGcagatttttctttcttgaatTCAACCAAGTAGAACATCTTGTTGATCTGATTATCGTCTATTGTTGATATAACTAgcattgacatatatatacagttcaACTCCGTTGGTTATTCTATTATATCCGGAAAAGAAATTTAGTTTAAACTTTATCATCTTTACTTGTTGCCTTGGATCTTATCTGTTCAAGTTAAATATGAGATATCAAGTGCTACTTGGTGGTTTTTTGCATAAATAAATTTGTGACTACCTTCGTTGAAAAATGTTAACACTATCTTTCCTGGGCTTGTTTGACTCCAGTGATAGACCTTCGAGATTCTAGCTTTAATTATGTAATAAATCAATATTTCTTGGTCACTTTTAGAGGTCCTTATGGGGATTGATGGACACCAAGCTGAAACATAGTACCgcttttcatcctcaaacagaTGGTCAAACATAAGTGGTCAATCGGACCATGGTGCATCTGTTAAGAGGATATAACTCTAAGCATCCTCGTACTTGGGATGCAGATTGCTACATCAGTTGGTTGCAGATTGCTGGGTTGTTCTGTTTTTGAGTAACCGACTCCGATTTACAGTACTTCTCCTTGACTCCTTGTAATCCAAAAAGAGGACTAGGCTTGAAAATCACTACAATCAATCTttcttttctgtttgttttctAATTACACCTTTGAGCTTCTAGCTTTAATTAGGTATATCAATCTTTCTGTTCTGTTTGTTTTCTATTTACTCTATATAACTGTGAAGTGCAGGATCGCTCACTCATGAAGCCCGGGAAGCATTCCTTTCCATTTTAGTTTCAGATGGTGATTAACTGATAacttcttctttgtttctttgttgttcCTGTTTTTTTAATGTCTCGTCTCATCTTTAGCATGTTAGTGATGGAATGCTGTTTTTCTCAAGCAGGTCGTGCAGAATGGTTAGATAAAAGACATAGTAAATGTCTAATCCTCTGGCACAGGATTCAAGAGTGGGCTAACATAATTCTGAACTTTGTAAGTTAAAATGGTTATTATACTGAAATTGGACACTGGTAGCTATGAACCACCTAAAATTTTAGTCCATTTTTGTTGCCTTTGATTAGGTGAAAGAATATGGATTGGAGGATAGTGTTATGACTGTTGAGGAAATTCGTTCCGGGATCGAATCAAGAGGAACAGGTACGTAAAGATTTCATGTGCTGCTAAATAGAAGTATATATTTGCTAAATTTAGATCACTTTGAAGGTTAGACCTCTTCTGATACAGTAGTAGTATGGAGACTTTAGGACTTAATGGACACATATAATGACACATTCCTAAATTTCCTTGGCTTACATTGAGAAGCTGAACGTACTGTTGATTCTAAGACTATAAATATACGCTTTTAAAACCATTTTCTTCAGCTGTTTATTCTTTGGCCAAACTGTGAGTTAGTGTTTCTAGGGCTGCACTGACTCTTGAGAGTAAGCTCTCCTACATGGCTTTGAATCCTTAAGAATCTCGCTGTGGGTATACTTTTTAAGTTTTCTGTTGTCAATGTTAGTACTTAACA containing:
- the LOC126796100 gene encoding vacuolar protein sorting-associated protein 25; the encoded protein is MQKLGDYKLPQFFNYPPYFTLQPVRDTREKQIQLWKDLILDYCRTQKIFVIALEEDFPLFSNPAIERSLTHEAREAFLSILVSDGRAEWLDKRHSKCLILWHRIQEWANIILNFVKEYGLEDSVMTVEEIRSGIESRGTELHGIDRTILMRALKLLEQKGKLAIFKGTTADDEGVKFSI